GAAATGAATGAAATATTACATATGGGACAGGCGAGATGGTCCTATCCAATGAACTGTATACACTTACCGCACAACACAAAAAGGGCATCAACGGGCCAAAAGCCCGTGAAAGTAATGGAGGAGGAAATCTAGATGCGTAAATCAATCAAATGGCTCACATGTGTGCTTGCACTGGTGCTTATCTGCGGCGCCATGCTCACCGGCTGCAGCAATAAGCCTGCAGAAACCAGCCCCTCGGCCAGCACGTCCGCTTCGGCGTCCGCCGGCACGGACGGCGAGAAGGGCAAACTGCCCGACCGCGACCTGACCTTTGCCATCTACCTGAGGCGCCTGTCCCAGGCTTATTACAAATATGAGCATGACGGCGCCGTGCAGGCCATGGAGGACCACAACAAGGAGACCGGCCGCAACGATAAGCTGGTGGTCTATGATCACAACGGCGACCTGCAGCGCGAGATCGCCAACGTGGAAGACTCCATCGTCACCAAGGTGGACGTGGGCATCATCAACCCCATCGACATCGTAGGTTCCAACGGCTGCATTGACGCGCTGGTGCGCGCCGGCATCCCCGTTGTCAACATCGACGGCGAGTCCACCAACTCCGATAAGTGCGACCTGGTCATCGTCTCCAACAACCGCGAGGCGGGCCGCCTGCAGATGGAGAAGCTCTGCGAAAAGCTCGGAGGCAAGGGCAACATCATCATGTTCTGCGACTCCACCAACGCCAACTCTAAGATCCGCTATGACGGCGCGATGGAGGAGCTGAAGAAGTATCCTGACATCAAGGTTCTGGAAGTGTACGACGGCGAGACCTCCGTGGAGAAGACGCTGGACGTCATGCAGAACTTCATGCAGTCCTACCAGGAAGAGGGCATTGACGGCGTGTGGACGTTCTCTGACACCGCTTCCAACGGCGCGGTCTCCGCGACGGTCGGCACTCCGCTGGAGGGCAAAATCGTCATCACCGGCGTCAACGGCGACGCCATCAACCTGGGCCTGATCCGCGACGGCAAACAGTATGGCACCTCCGCGCAGTTCCCGTTCCAGCTGGGTTACCAGGGCGTCATGAACGCATTCAAACTCATGGAAGGCGAGACCTTTGATGAGAAGATCTACATCGATGTCGAGTGGGTAGACAAGGACAACGTGCAGAAGTTCATCGATGTGGCAGAAGCGCAGGGCCAGAAGGTCGGCTAAGCTTCGTATCTCGAAAAAAGGGCGGTGTGTTTACACCGTTCTTTTTTCATAGGGGACACATCTTCCGCGGGCAGCCGCATAGCCTGGTAACAGAGCGATGAAAGCGCGGATGAAAACATTGCCTCCACGCAGCGGGCGTGGTACACTGATCACAATCAAATTCGTATCGAAAATGAAATATTATATTTGAAATATTTCATGTTTGTGGTCGCCCTCTTTTCTGTCATCGCCGAAGATGCAACGGACGAATCGCTGCGGCACATTTTCCAGACGCAAAGCAAACGTGGCAGGATCCACGTATGGATGCGTCCAACGCAGCGTCGTATAGCAGGATAGGCACACAGGTTGACCGGCATTTGTTTTCGCAAGAACAAAGAGGAGGCAGAAAAAAATGTGTACCAACAAAAAACGGTGGATGCTCGTGCTGGTGCTCGCGCTTTGCATGTGCATCGCACTGACCGGCTGCAACAACAACACGCCCGCACCCAGCAGTTCCGCTTCGGCATCTTCCGGCACCTCTCCCAGCAGCTCCCCTGACGCCTCGGGCGAGACGGGCAAGCTGCCTGACCGCGACCTGACCTTTGCCATCTACCTGCGCGCACTGTCGCAGCCCTACTACAAATACGAGCATGACGGCGCCGTGCAGGCCATGAAGGACCACAACGAGAAGACAGGCCGCAACGATAAGCTGATCGTCTACGACCACAACGGCGATCTGCAGCGCGAGATCAACAACGTGGAGGACTCCATCAACACCAAGGTGGACCTGGGCATCATCAACCCCATCGACATCGTGGGCTCTACCGGCTGCATCGAGGCGCTGGTGCGCGCAGGCATTCCGGTCATCGATATCGACGGCGAGGCCCAGAACTCCGACAAGGCCAGCCTGGTCATCGTCTCCAACAACGCCGAGGCGGGCCGCCTGCAGATGGAGAAGCTCTGCGAGAAGATGGGCGGCAAGGGCAACATCATCATGTTTACAGACTCCACCAACGCCAACTCCAAGATCCGCTACGACGGCGCGATGGAGGAACTGAAAAAGTATCCGGACGTCAAGGTGTTGGAGACCTACGATGGCGAGACCTCCGTGGAGAAGTGCCTGGACGTTATGCAGAACTTCATGCAGTCCTACCAGTCCGAGGGCATCGACGGCGTGTGGACGTTCTCTGATACCGCTGCAAACGGCGCGGTCTCCGCAACCGTGGGCACCCCGCTGGAGGGCAAAATCATCATCACCGGCATTGACGGCAACGTCATCAACCTGGGCCTAATCCGGGATGGCAAACAGTACGGCAGCGCCGCACAGTTCCCGTTCCAGCTGGGCTACCAGGGGGTTGAATACGGCTTCCGCATCATGGCGGGCGAGAAATTCGATGAAAAGATTTTCGTCGACGTCGAGTGGGTCGATAAAAACAACGTTAAGGAGTTTATCGACGTGGCGGAGGCACAGGGACAACAGGTAGGATAATGACCACATACGAAAGGGGATCAACACAGCAATGAAAGTCATTTTAGGCGCAGACCGGGGCGGCTTTGCCCTGAAGGAAGCAGTGAAGCAGGCGCTGATTGAAAAGGGGTACGACGTCACCGACGCCACGCCGCAGGAGGTCCTGTTCCAGGACGCGGCCAGGGCGGTCGCAGGGCCGGTCTCGCGCGGGGAGTATGACCGTGGCATCGCCATGTGCGGCACGGGCATGGGCGTGAGCATCGTCTGCAACAAACACCGCGGGGTGTACGCGGCGCTGTGCGAGAGCGTCTTTCAGGCGCGGCGCGCCAAAGTCGTCAACAACACCAATGTGCTGTGCATGGGCGGCATGATCGTGGGCCCGGGCATGGGCATCGAGATGGCGCTGCAATGGCTGGAGGCCGAGCACATGCAGGGCATCCCCGAGGAACGCTGGGACCGCCTGAGCAAGGAATTCCAGGCCCTGGTGGACTTTGAGGCGGAGGCCTACGGCGATAAAAAGTAACGCCTGCGCGGCAGGTACATACCAAAACACGTCAAGCGGCAGATTTTCTGCCGCTTTTGTTTTGCAGCAAAATCCTGCGTGCAGCGTCTAATATGCAAGAAAGAAAGGCACATTTTGCATATTATTGGTAATATAACGAATTAATCCGGCATAAAACGAAATTTAATTTGCTTATCTGTCACAAAAACGGTATGCTATTATGCAAAGACCATTTGTGCGGAAAGGTGTATACAATGGAAAAGGAACGGTTTGACGTGGGAGAAAAACTGCGTGTATTGATGCAGCAGCGCGGCCTGTCCGGCAACGCGCTGGCCTATCGCAGCGGCGTGTCGCAATCGGCCATCAGCGCCATATTGCGCAACAAGCGCAGCCCCACCATTGAGACGCTTTCACTGATGCTGGCGCCTATGGGCGTGACGCTGGGGGAATTCTTCGGCCACATCG
Above is a window of Maliibacterium massiliense DNA encoding:
- a CDS encoding sugar ABC transporter substrate-binding protein, with the translated sequence MRKSIKWLTCVLALVLICGAMLTGCSNKPAETSPSASTSASASAGTDGEKGKLPDRDLTFAIYLRRLSQAYYKYEHDGAVQAMEDHNKETGRNDKLVVYDHNGDLQREIANVEDSIVTKVDVGIINPIDIVGSNGCIDALVRAGIPVVNIDGESTNSDKCDLVIVSNNREAGRLQMEKLCEKLGGKGNIIMFCDSTNANSKIRYDGAMEELKKYPDIKVLEVYDGETSVEKTLDVMQNFMQSYQEEGIDGVWTFSDTASNGAVSATVGTPLEGKIVITGVNGDAINLGLIRDGKQYGTSAQFPFQLGYQGVMNAFKLMEGETFDEKIYIDVEWVDKDNVQKFIDVAEAQGQKVG
- a CDS encoding sugar ABC transporter substrate-binding protein is translated as MCTNKKRWMLVLVLALCMCIALTGCNNNTPAPSSSASASSGTSPSSSPDASGETGKLPDRDLTFAIYLRALSQPYYKYEHDGAVQAMKDHNEKTGRNDKLIVYDHNGDLQREINNVEDSINTKVDLGIINPIDIVGSTGCIEALVRAGIPVIDIDGEAQNSDKASLVIVSNNAEAGRLQMEKLCEKMGGKGNIIMFTDSTNANSKIRYDGAMEELKKYPDVKVLETYDGETSVEKCLDVMQNFMQSYQSEGIDGVWTFSDTAANGAVSATVGTPLEGKIIITGIDGNVINLGLIRDGKQYGSAAQFPFQLGYQGVEYGFRIMAGEKFDEKIFVDVEWVDKNNVKEFIDVAEAQGQQVG
- a CDS encoding RpiB/LacA/LacB family sugar-phosphate isomerase gives rise to the protein MKVILGADRGGFALKEAVKQALIEKGYDVTDATPQEVLFQDAARAVAGPVSRGEYDRGIAMCGTGMGVSIVCNKHRGVYAALCESVFQARRAKVVNNTNVLCMGGMIVGPGMGIEMALQWLEAEHMQGIPEERWDRLSKEFQALVDFEAEAYGDKK